From the Vicia villosa cultivar HV-30 ecotype Madison, WI unplaced genomic scaffold, Vvil1.0 ctg.000004F_1_1_1, whole genome shotgun sequence genome, one window contains:
- the LOC131621330 gene encoding histone H2A.2 → MDASTKAKKGAGGRKGGGPRKKSVTRSVRAGLQFPVGRIGRFLKKGRYAQRVGTGAPVYLAAVLEYLAAEVLELAGNAARDNKKNRISPRHLLLAVRNDEELGKLLAGVTIAHGGVLPNINPVLLPKRTESASTATKSPSKARKSPKKA, encoded by the exons ATGGACGCAAGCACAAAGGCAAAGAAGGGAGCCGGAGGAAGGAAAGGAGGAGGACCAAGGAAGAAGTCCGTCACCAGATCTGTTAGAGCTGGACTTCAATTCCCAGTCGGAAGAATCGGTCGATTTTTGAAGAAAGGTAGATATGCTCAGCGTGTTGGTACTGGTGCTCCCGTTTACTTAGCTGCTGTTCTAGAATATCTTGCTGCTGAG GTTCTTGAGTTGGCTGGTAATGCAGCACGTGACAACAAGAAGAACAGAATTAGTCCAAGACATTTGTTGTTGGCTGTGAGGAATGATGAAGAGCTTGGAAAATTGCTAGCTGGTGTTACTATTGCTCATGGTGGTGTTCTACCGAACATCAACCCTGTGCTTTTGCCAAAGAGGACTGAAAGTGCTTCTACTGCTACCAAGTCTCCTTCCAAAGCCAGGAAATCTCCTAAGAAGGCTTAG
- the LOC131621331 gene encoding organelle RRM domain-containing protein 6, chloroplastic-like isoform X1, giving the protein MSQRIGTKLFVSRLSFYTTNDQFVKLFSPFGALKEASLVVDPKTKRPKGFGFVSYDSEIEAEKAMKALNGRIVDGRLIFVEPAKLKDS; this is encoded by the exons ATGTCTCAAAGAATCGGAACAAAGCTATTTGTCAGCA GACTATCATTTTACACTACAAACGACCAGTTCGTGAAATTGTTCTCACCATTCGGAGCACTTAAAGAAG CTTCACTTGTGGTAGACCCAAAAACCAAAAGACCTAAAGGCTTTGGTTTTGTGTCCTATGACTCTGAAATTGAAGCAGAAAAGGCCATGAAAGCGTTAAATGGAAGG ATAGTTGATGGAAGGCTAATTTTTGTTGAACCTGCAAAATTGAAGGATTCTTGA
- the LOC131621331 gene encoding organelle RRM domain-containing protein 6, chloroplastic-like isoform X2, whose amino-acid sequence MSQRIGTKLFVSRLSFYTTNDQFVKLFSPFGALKEASLVVDPKTKRPKGFGFVSYDSEIEAEKAMKALNGRLMEG is encoded by the exons ATGTCTCAAAGAATCGGAACAAAGCTATTTGTCAGCA GACTATCATTTTACACTACAAACGACCAGTTCGTGAAATTGTTCTCACCATTCGGAGCACTTAAAGAAG CTTCACTTGTGGTAGACCCAAAAACCAAAAGACCTAAAGGCTTTGGTTTTGTGTCCTATGACTCTGAAATTGAAGCAGAAAAGGCCATGAAAGCGTTAAATGGAAGG TTGATGGAAGGCTAA